A single region of the Microlunatus panaciterrae genome encodes:
- a CDS encoding F0F1 ATP synthase subunit gamma, translating to MPASLRELRQRRTTVSTTKKITRAMELIAASRIIKAQQRAKAATPYARELTRAVSAVATYSDVDHPLTTEKPNPKRAAMLLITSDRGLAGAYSSSVIKEGESLSTLLRGEGKEVVPYLTGRKAAAYYQFRRRQVASKWEGFSDAPTYTEAREIADTLISAFLKPTEEGGVDEIHVVYTRFVSMLVQRPEVIRMLPLEVVEGEEPPAESEVLPLYEFEPDAETVLDELLPLYVASRIQYCLLQSAASELASRQKAMKSATDNAQQLIERLTREANQARQAEITQEISEIVGGASALAEATTKE from the coding sequence ATGCCAGCCAGTTTGCGTGAACTTCGTCAGCGGAGAACCACGGTCAGCACGACCAAGAAGATCACCCGCGCCATGGAGCTCATCGCTGCGTCTCGCATCATCAAGGCGCAGCAGCGGGCGAAGGCTGCCACTCCGTATGCGCGGGAGCTGACGAGGGCGGTCTCGGCGGTGGCGACGTACTCCGACGTCGACCACCCGCTGACGACCGAGAAGCCGAACCCGAAACGCGCGGCGATGCTGTTGATTACCTCCGACCGCGGTCTGGCCGGCGCCTACTCCTCCTCGGTGATCAAGGAGGGCGAGTCGCTGTCAACGCTGCTGCGCGGGGAGGGCAAGGAGGTTGTGCCTTACCTGACCGGACGGAAGGCGGCTGCCTACTACCAGTTCCGCCGTCGTCAGGTGGCCTCGAAGTGGGAGGGCTTCTCTGACGCCCCGACCTACACGGAGGCGCGGGAGATCGCCGACACCTTGATCTCGGCCTTCCTGAAGCCGACCGAGGAGGGTGGCGTGGACGAGATCCACGTCGTCTACACCAGGTTCGTGTCGATGCTGGTCCAGCGCCCCGAAGTCATCCGGATGCTGCCGTTGGAGGTCGTCGAGGGGGAGGAGCCTCCGGCAGAGTCGGAGGTGCTGCCGCTCTACGAGTTCGAGCCGGATGCCGAGACGGTGTTGGACGAGCTGCTGCCCTTGTATGTGGCCAGCCGCATCCAGTACTGCCTGCTGCAGTCGGCGGCCTCGGAGCTGGCGAGCCGGCAGAAGGCGATGAAGTCTGCAACAGACAATGCACAACAGCTGATCGAGCGTCTGACCCGCGAAGCGAACCAGGCACGTCAGGCCGAGATCACCCAGGAGATCAGCGAGATCGTCGGTGGCGCCAGTGCGCTAGCCGAGGCAACCACCAAAGAATGA
- the atpA gene encoding F0F1 ATP synthase subunit alpha: MAELTIRPEEIRDALDRFVQNYTPDTSSREEVGTVVTSGDGIARIEGLPSAMANEMLEFENGTLGIALNLDVREIGVVVMGDSTGIEEGSSVRRTGDILSVPVGDGYLGRVVDALGNPIDGLGDIEGLEERRALELQAAGVMDRQEVRQPLQTGIKAIDAMIPIGRGQRQLIIGDRKTGKTAIAIDTIMNQKAAWESGDPEQQVRCIYVAIGQKGSTVAAIRGSLEEAGAMAYTTIVHAPASDPAGFKYVAPYTGSAIGQHWMYQGKHVLIIFDDLTKQAEAYRAMSLLLRRPPGREAYPGDVFYLHSRLLERCAKLSKELGGGSMTGLPIIETKANDVSAYIPTNVISITDGQIFLQSDLFNANQRPAIDVGVSVSRVGGAAQIKAMKNVSGSLKLELAQYRDMEAFAMFASDLDATSRRQLDRGARLVELLRQPQYTPYPVEEQVVSVWAGINGKFDEVPVDDVLRFEQELLDYLRHHGSVLQNVRETKAFDDDTAAALSSDIEEFKKTFQTSDGKLLAGREEHHALPEEEVEQEQIVKQKRG, from the coding sequence ATGGCGGAACTCACAATTCGACCGGAAGAGATCCGGGACGCGCTGGACCGGTTTGTCCAGAACTACACCCCAGACACCTCTTCGCGGGAAGAGGTCGGCACCGTGGTCACCTCCGGTGACGGCATTGCTCGGATCGAGGGTCTGCCGTCGGCGATGGCCAACGAGATGCTGGAGTTCGAGAACGGCACCCTCGGCATCGCGCTGAACCTGGACGTCCGGGAGATCGGTGTCGTCGTCATGGGTGACTCGACCGGGATCGAAGAGGGCTCAAGTGTCCGCCGTACCGGCGACATCCTGTCCGTGCCCGTGGGCGACGGCTACCTGGGTCGCGTCGTCGACGCGCTCGGCAACCCGATCGACGGTCTCGGCGACATCGAAGGTCTGGAGGAGCGCCGCGCGCTCGAGCTGCAGGCCGCCGGCGTGATGGACCGGCAGGAGGTGCGGCAGCCGCTGCAGACCGGTATCAAGGCGATCGACGCGATGATCCCGATCGGCCGTGGCCAGCGCCAGCTCATCATCGGCGACCGCAAGACCGGCAAGACGGCCATCGCGATCGACACGATCATGAACCAGAAGGCGGCCTGGGAGTCCGGTGACCCGGAGCAGCAGGTGCGCTGCATCTATGTCGCGATCGGCCAGAAGGGCTCGACCGTCGCCGCCATCCGTGGCTCCCTCGAGGAGGCCGGCGCGATGGCCTACACCACCATCGTGCACGCCCCGGCATCCGACCCGGCCGGCTTCAAGTACGTCGCCCCCTACACCGGTTCGGCCATCGGCCAGCACTGGATGTACCAGGGCAAGCACGTCCTGATCATCTTCGACGACCTCACCAAGCAGGCCGAGGCCTATCGGGCGATGTCGCTGCTGCTGCGCCGGCCGCCGGGCCGCGAGGCCTACCCGGGCGACGTCTTCTACCTGCACTCCCGGCTGCTCGAGCGTTGCGCCAAGCTCTCCAAGGAGCTGGGTGGCGGCTCGATGACCGGCCTGCCGATCATCGAGACCAAGGCGAACGACGTGTCGGCCTACATCCCGACCAACGTCATCTCGATCACCGACGGCCAGATCTTCCTGCAGTCCGACCTGTTCAACGCCAACCAGCGGCCGGCCATCGACGTCGGTGTGTCGGTGTCGCGGGTCGGTGGTGCCGCTCAGATCAAGGCCATGAAGAACGTCTCCGGGTCGCTCAAGCTGGAGCTGGCGCAGTATCGGGACATGGAGGCGTTCGCGATGTTCGCCTCCGACCTGGACGCCACCTCGCGGCGGCAGCTGGACCGTGGCGCCCGACTGGTCGAGCTGCTGCGCCAGCCGCAGTACACCCCGTACCCGGTCGAGGAGCAGGTAGTCTCGGTGTGGGCCGGCATCAACGGCAAGTTCGACGAGGTGCCGGTGGATGACGTGCTTCGCTTCGAGCAGGAGCTGCTGGACTACCTCCGGCACCACGGCTCGGTGCTGCAGAACGTCCGGGAGACGAAGGCGTTCGACGACGACACCGCCGCTGCGCTGTCGTCCGACATCGAGGAGTTCAAGAAGACGTTCCAGACTTCCGACGGCAAGCTGCTCGCCGGTCGCGAGGAGCACCACGCACTGCCCGAGGAAGAGGTCGAGCAGGAGCAAATCGTCAAGCAGAAGCGGGGCTAG
- a CDS encoding F0F1 ATP synthase subunit delta yields the protein MSQSEEARLSLLDHVLDGMPVSDQLARELFQVVDALSASAVLRRTLSDPAIREASRQGMTHALFDGKVGETAVQLVAEAAVQRWGGGRSFVDALERQAVRAQLKAARDRGQLVETEDELFRFGRMVEGDSALLAALSNRTVPLANRQALVEDLLRGRANDATVTLATRAVAARERNFANTLDGYVTLAADEQSRSIATVRVARPLTEEQSSRLQSVLSQQAGRDVVLQVIIDPDVLGGVRVELGDEAIEGTVASRLENARRLFG from the coding sequence ATGAGCCAGAGCGAGGAGGCACGGCTGAGCCTGCTCGACCACGTCCTGGACGGCATGCCGGTGAGCGACCAGCTGGCTCGCGAGCTGTTCCAGGTGGTGGACGCGCTGTCCGCCAGCGCCGTGCTGCGCCGCACGCTCAGCGACCCCGCCATCCGGGAGGCGTCGCGTCAGGGGATGACGCACGCGCTGTTCGACGGCAAGGTCGGTGAGACCGCGGTCCAGCTGGTGGCCGAGGCTGCGGTTCAGCGTTGGGGTGGCGGCCGCTCGTTCGTCGACGCGCTCGAGCGGCAGGCGGTCCGGGCCCAGCTCAAGGCGGCGCGTGATCGTGGTCAGCTGGTTGAGACGGAGGACGAGCTGTTCCGTTTCGGCCGGATGGTCGAGGGTGACTCCGCGCTGCTGGCTGCGCTGTCCAACCGGACAGTGCCGCTGGCCAACCGGCAGGCGTTGGTCGAGGACCTGCTGCGCGGTCGCGCCAACGACGCGACCGTGACACTGGCCACCAGAGCCGTTGCGGCGCGGGAGCGCAACTTCGCGAACACGCTGGACGGCTACGTCACGCTGGCGGCCGACGAGCAGAGCCGGAGCATCGCCACAGTCCGGGTCGCACGACCACTGACCGAGGAGCAGAGCTCTCGGCTGCAGTCGGTCCTGTCCCAGCAGGCTGGCCGTGACGTCGTGCTGCAGGTCATCATCGATCCCGACGTCCTCGGCGGCGTTCGAGTCGAGCTCGGCGACGAGGCCATCGAGGGCACCGTGGCCTCCCGACTGGAGAACGCCAGACGGCTGTTCGGCTGA
- a CDS encoding F0F1 ATP synthase subunit B, which produces MTTLLPLAVDLGPLLPHLIEIIAAVVFIIILTALVAKLVVPRFEETYEARTAAIQGGMEKAEKAQAEAQAALEEYQRQLADARGEAARIREDAKSQGAQILAEMREQAQSESNRIITSARAHIEAERAQVLNQLRAEVGGLATTLAGRIVGESLEDDERARRTVDRFLADLESEPVESGHA; this is translated from the coding sequence ATGACGACACTGTTGCCACTGGCGGTGGACCTCGGTCCACTGCTTCCGCACCTGATCGAGATCATCGCCGCGGTCGTCTTCATTATCATTCTGACGGCTCTGGTCGCGAAGCTCGTGGTGCCGCGATTCGAAGAGACCTATGAGGCGCGCACGGCGGCGATCCAGGGTGGCATGGAGAAGGCCGAGAAGGCACAGGCCGAGGCACAGGCAGCGCTGGAGGAATACCAGCGTCAGCTGGCCGACGCCCGAGGCGAGGCAGCCAGGATTCGCGAGGACGCCAAGAGCCAGGGCGCACAGATCCTGGCTGAGATGCGCGAGCAGGCTCAGAGCGAGTCGAACCGGATCATCACCAGTGCCCGCGCCCACATCGAGGCCGAGCGTGCTCAGGTCCTCAACCAGTTGCGTGCCGAGGTCGGCGGCCTCGCCACCACACTGGCCGGCCGGATCGTCGGGGAGTCGCTCGAGGACGATGAGCGGGCCCGTCGCACGGTCGACCGGTTCCTGGCCGACCTGGAGAGCGAACCGGTCGAATCGGGTCACGCATGA
- the atpE gene encoding ATP synthase F0 subunit C — protein MTPMEITGSLSSIGYGLGAIGPGIGVGIIFGKVIEGTARQPEAQGAMMGTAWIGFALTEALAIIGIALAFVFSQ, from the coding sequence ATGACTCCAATGGAGATCACCGGTTCGCTCAGCTCCATCGGCTACGGTCTCGGCGCCATCGGCCCCGGTATCGGCGTCGGCATCATCTTCGGCAAGGTGATCGAGGGGACCGCACGGCAGCCTGAGGCCCAGGGCGCCATGATGGGCACCGCCTGGATCGGCTTCGCCCTGACCGAGGCGCTGGCGATCATCGGTATCGCCCTGGCCTTCGTCTTCTCCCAGTAA
- the atpB gene encoding F0F1 ATP synthase subunit A, which translates to MEGGGFKPPGVEDFNTPPLFDTPWLSWLDKPMLQAIVAVILILAFWVWAARKGALVPGKGQYLAEQAYFLIRNSIARDYIGHDFKKYLPYLIALFSFVLVNNLWGVFPLTLFPTASHVGWAYGLALVTWVLYNAVGIRTHGVGGYLKRTVWPSGVPVWMLPLVIPIEFISNILVRPVTLSLRLFANMFAGHLLVLVFVLGGEYLLFESKSLFNNIAGGASLIFSLAIFGLEVVVQGLQAYIFTVLTAQYISSAAAEEH; encoded by the coding sequence ATGGAGGGCGGCGGCTTCAAGCCGCCCGGTGTCGAGGACTTCAATACGCCACCGCTCTTCGACACGCCTTGGCTGTCCTGGCTGGACAAGCCGATGCTGCAGGCGATCGTTGCCGTGATCTTGATCTTGGCCTTCTGGGTCTGGGCTGCGCGGAAGGGTGCGCTGGTGCCCGGCAAGGGTCAGTACCTGGCGGAGCAGGCCTACTTCCTGATCCGCAACAGCATCGCCCGCGACTACATCGGGCATGATTTCAAGAAGTATCTGCCCTACCTGATTGCGCTGTTCTCCTTCGTCCTGGTGAACAACCTGTGGGGTGTCTTCCCGCTGACTCTCTTCCCGACCGCCTCCCATGTCGGCTGGGCCTACGGACTGGCACTGGTCACCTGGGTGCTGTACAACGCTGTCGGTATTCGTACCCACGGTGTCGGCGGTTACCTGAAGCGCACCGTGTGGCCGTCCGGTGTCCCGGTCTGGATGCTGCCGCTGGTCATCCCGATCGAGTTCATCTCCAATATCCTGGTCCGGCCGGTCACCCTCTCGCTCCGACTTTTCGCCAACATGTTCGCCGGTCACCTGCTGGTGCTGGTCTTCGTGCTGGGCGGCGAGTACCTGCTGTTCGAGAGCAAGTCGCTCTTCAACAACATCGCCGGTGGCGCTTCGCTCATCTTCAGCCTTGCGATCTTCGGACTCGAAGTGGTCGTGCAAGGTCTGCAGGCCTACATCTTCACCGTTCTGACCGCCCAATACATCTCTTCGGCTGCCGCCGAGGAGCACTGA
- a CDS encoding AtpZ/AtpI family protein yields MSQKSDGTSQGLQVLSYLIAGVAVYGFLGWLGDHYLGTSFLLPIGIVLGAAGGVYLIIRRFGRAPEPNRDDTR; encoded by the coding sequence ATGAGCCAGAAATCGGACGGGACGAGCCAGGGCCTGCAGGTGCTGTCGTATCTGATCGCCGGGGTAGCGGTCTATGGCTTCCTGGGCTGGTTGGGCGATCACTACCTGGGTACAAGTTTTCTGCTGCCGATCGGCATCGTTCTCGGTGCCGCAGGTGGCGTGTATTTGATCATCAGACGCTTCGGTCGCGCACCGGAACCGAACCGGGACGACACGCGGTGA
- a CDS encoding MraY family glycosyltransferase, translated as MREYLLVLLIAAATTYLVSGVFRRLALRTGAVAKVRDRDVHTIPIPYFGGAAMLLGVAAAFLVAGHLPFLGRQLIVQYDSRAVLIAAVVICLVGVLDDLFELSPIAKFAGQIVAAGIVVQLGVKMLWIPLPGQTISLSSSASVAITVFFIVLCSNAVNFVDGLDGLATGVVGIGALAFFSYSYLLTVNEGLPRATTSSLITVAVVGACLGFLPHNFWPARMFMGDSGAMLLGLLLACSSVSLTGQIDSNQLSGGSGGLIPAILPLVLPLAILALPFLDVMLAYIRRTKAGTWWFVADKQHLHHRLIERGHSQRRAVLLMYVWSALVSFGVIAFGLVRSWKVAVVILVLTLVLVVLTVGRPVKKAVAAK; from the coding sequence GTGCGCGAATACCTGCTCGTCCTGCTGATCGCGGCCGCGACCACCTATCTGGTCAGCGGCGTCTTCCGGCGTCTGGCTCTGCGTACCGGTGCAGTCGCCAAGGTCCGCGATCGCGACGTGCACACCATCCCGATCCCCTATTTCGGTGGTGCGGCGATGCTGCTCGGCGTGGCTGCCGCCTTCCTGGTGGCGGGCCACCTGCCGTTCCTGGGCCGGCAGCTGATCGTGCAGTACGACTCGCGGGCGGTATTGATCGCGGCCGTGGTCATCTGCCTGGTCGGGGTGCTGGACGACCTGTTCGAGCTGAGTCCGATCGCCAAGTTCGCCGGCCAGATCGTGGCTGCCGGGATCGTGGTCCAGCTCGGCGTCAAGATGCTGTGGATCCCGTTGCCCGGCCAGACCATCTCGCTGTCGAGCTCAGCCTCGGTGGCGATCACCGTGTTCTTCATCGTGCTCTGCTCCAATGCCGTGAACTTCGTCGACGGGCTGGACGGCCTGGCCACCGGGGTGGTGGGGATCGGCGCACTTGCCTTCTTCTCGTACTCCTATCTGCTGACTGTGAACGAAGGTCTGCCCCGGGCGACCACCTCGAGCCTGATCACTGTGGCCGTGGTGGGCGCCTGTCTGGGCTTCCTGCCGCACAACTTCTGGCCGGCCAGGATGTTCATGGGCGACTCCGGCGCGATGTTGCTCGGCCTCCTGCTGGCCTGCTCGAGCGTCAGCCTGACAGGCCAGATCGACTCCAACCAGCTCAGCGGCGGCAGCGGGGGCCTGATCCCCGCGATCCTCCCGCTGGTGCTGCCGTTGGCCATCCTGGCCCTGCCGTTCCTGGACGTGATGCTGGCCTACATCCGTCGTACCAAGGCTGGCACCTGGTGGTTCGTCGCCGACAAACAGCACCTGCACCACCGGTTGATCGAGCGCGGCCACAGCCAACGCCGGGCGGTGCTGCTGATGTACGTCTGGTCGGCGCTGGTCAGCTTCGGCGTGATCGCGTTCGGCCTGGTCCGCAGCTGGAAGGTGGCTGTCGTCATCCTGGTCCTCACGCTGGTGCTGGTCGTGCTGACGGTGGGTCGACCTGTGAAGAAGGCCGTAGCCGCGAAATAG
- a CDS encoding L-threonylcarbamoyladenylate synthase: MSEQQDRDIRADQATPVDEPAATPASGEETQSAPASRNEPAPETGDKPELSQTLPGVEPAAGAELNPDAGNGQDTAGADPGADEAAGDRAIADADESEAEVPASGEEAHASDEEAQEPDVEAHASDEEAQEPDVEAHASDEEAQEPDVEAYEPDEEGYEPDEIVAYQRYDCTSNEDAAIEAAAEAARSAIERGECIVLPTDTVYGIGADAFSSDAVQSLLDAKGRGRDMPPPVLIAEPSLIRALAVDVPAAAKALVEAYWPGPLTVICKAQPSLQMDLGDTQGTVALRVPDHDLARTLLRRTGPMAVSSANRSGQPAALSCDEAIQQLGDAVAVYLDGGPLGGDGAPSTIVDFSIEEHGVILRRGALSIETLRQHCPDIVDLNPPAEEPLEPAALEEPASLEQPGALEESDAPEESGQVSPPDGTGENEGGADHGNEPVEAPATSAEAAALIREAGSVEGETAETGHRDPRPQGGEPADEPPPTTEG, encoded by the coding sequence GTGAGTGAGCAGCAAGATCGCGACATCCGGGCCGATCAGGCCACCCCGGTCGACGAGCCCGCGGCAACGCCGGCCTCCGGCGAGGAGACCCAGTCGGCACCGGCTTCCCGCAACGAGCCCGCGCCGGAGACCGGCGACAAGCCGGAGCTGTCGCAGACCCTGCCGGGGGTGGAACCGGCGGCGGGCGCCGAGCTGAACCCGGACGCCGGCAACGGCCAGGACACCGCCGGGGCTGATCCCGGCGCCGATGAGGCAGCGGGGGACAGGGCGATTGCGGACGCGGACGAGTCCGAAGCGGAGGTTCCCGCATCCGGCGAAGAGGCGCACGCATCCGACGAAGAGGCGCAGGAACCCGACGTAGAGGCGCACGCATCCGACGAAGAGGCGCAGGAACCCGACGTAGAGGCGCACGCATCCGACGAAGAGGCGCAGGAACCCGACGTAGAGGCGTACGAACCCGACGAAGAGGGGTACGAGCCCGACGAGATCGTCGCCTATCAGCGCTACGACTGCACCAGCAATGAGGACGCAGCGATCGAGGCGGCCGCCGAAGCCGCACGCAGCGCCATCGAGCGCGGTGAGTGCATTGTGTTGCCGACCGACACCGTCTATGGCATCGGGGCGGACGCCTTCTCCTCTGACGCGGTCCAGAGCCTGCTGGATGCCAAGGGCAGGGGTCGCGACATGCCGCCGCCGGTGCTGATCGCCGAGCCCAGCCTGATCCGCGCCCTGGCCGTCGACGTGCCGGCGGCTGCCAAGGCATTGGTCGAGGCGTACTGGCCGGGGCCGCTGACCGTGATCTGCAAGGCGCAGCCCTCGCTGCAGATGGACCTGGGTGACACCCAGGGGACCGTCGCTCTCCGGGTTCCCGACCACGACCTGGCTCGCACCCTGCTTCGACGGACCGGCCCGATGGCGGTCAGCAGCGCCAACCGCAGCGGACAGCCGGCGGCTCTGAGCTGTGACGAGGCGATCCAGCAGCTCGGCGACGCGGTCGCGGTCTATCTCGACGGTGGACCGCTCGGTGGCGACGGAGCGCCGTCGACCATTGTCGACTTCAGCATCGAGGAGCACGGCGTCATCCTGCGGCGAGGGGCCCTCAGCATCGAGACCCTGCGCCAGCACTGCCCGGACATCGTCGACCTCAACCCGCCCGCCGAGGAGCCGTTGGAGCCCGCCGCACTCGAGGAACCGGCCTCACTCGAGCAGCCCGGTGCACTGGAGGAGTCGGATGCACCTGAGGAGTCGGGGCAGGTATCCCCGCCGGACGGGACCGGCGAGAACGAGGGCGGCGCCGACCACGGCAACGAGCCCGTCGAGGCGCCGGCGACCAGCGCCGAGGCGGCAGCCCTGATCCGGGAGGCGGGGAGCGTCGAGGGGGAGACCGCGGAGACGGGACATCGCGACCCCCGTCCTCAGGGGGGCGAACCGGCCGACGAGCCGCCGCCCACAACGGAGGGCTGA
- the prmC gene encoding peptide chain release factor N(5)-glutamine methyltransferase yields the protein MAETRALLTRAAAQLVAAGIDSPQLDARRLLAHVLRVEPGRLLLIDSVTPAQAAEFELLVTRRAEREPLQHLTGVAYFRHVELEVGPGVFVPRPETEVMTGWAIDRLRELVQSGAQPVVVELCAGSGAISKAIADEIPGCEQYAVEVSADALAWAERNLAATEIRLQLGDMADALPELDGTVDLVIANPPYIPLEAYESVTPEVRDHDPFVALFSGDDGLDAMRVLCEVGARLLRPGGWLCAEHAEVQAESAPAVFVADGRYGQVRDHRDLTDRPRFVTARRRG from the coding sequence ATGGCTGAGACGCGTGCCCTGCTGACTCGAGCGGCCGCGCAACTCGTCGCTGCTGGCATCGACAGCCCGCAGCTGGACGCCCGGCGGCTGCTGGCGCACGTGTTGCGCGTTGAACCGGGCCGGCTGCTGCTGATTGACTCGGTCACCCCGGCGCAGGCCGCCGAGTTCGAGCTGCTGGTTACCCGCCGTGCCGAGCGCGAACCGCTCCAGCACCTGACCGGCGTCGCCTACTTCCGCCACGTCGAGCTCGAGGTCGGCCCGGGGGTCTTCGTCCCTCGGCCGGAGACCGAGGTGATGACCGGCTGGGCGATCGATCGGCTGCGCGAGCTCGTACAGTCCGGCGCGCAGCCGGTCGTGGTGGAGTTGTGTGCCGGCTCTGGGGCCATCTCGAAAGCCATCGCCGACGAGATCCCTGGCTGCGAGCAGTACGCCGTCGAGGTGTCAGCCGATGCACTGGCCTGGGCCGAGCGCAATCTGGCCGCGACGGAGATTCGGCTGCAGCTGGGGGACATGGCCGACGCGCTGCCGGAGCTCGACGGCACGGTCGATCTGGTGATCGCCAACCCGCCGTACATCCCGCTGGAGGCGTACGAGTCGGTCACCCCGGAGGTGCGTGACCATGATCCGTTCGTGGCCCTGTTCTCCGGAGACGATGGGCTGGACGCGATGCGGGTGCTGTGCGAGGTCGGCGCGCGCCTGTTGCGGCCCGGAGGCTGGCTCTGCGCCGAGCACGCGGAAGTGCAGGCGGAGTCCGCCCCGGCAGTCTTCGTCGCCGACGGCCGTTACGGCCAGGTGCGGGACCACCGGGACCTCACCGACCGTCCCCGGTTCGTCACAGCCCGGAGACGCGGTTGA
- the prfA gene encoding peptide chain release factor 1 — protein MFEAADHLRAEFAELEAALADPGVHADMAKARKVGRRYAELTPIVRALDEYDRVSDDLTAARELVDEDESFAAEVTELSDRQEVLVERLTKLLAPRDPNDSGDALIEIKSGEGGEESALFAGDLLKMYTRYAESRGWKVEVLDAQETDLGGYKSVTIAVKANSVGDPDSMPYGVLKFEGGVHRVQRVPVTESQGRVHTSAAGVLVMPEVEETEVEIDENDLRIDVFRASGPGGQGVNTTDSAVRITHLPSGIVVSCQNERSQLQNREQAMRMLRARLITAAEEEAANAASAARKSQVRTVDRSERIRTYNFAENRIADHRIGFKAYNLDQVLNGDMGAVIAALQEADIAERLAHFGDAAS, from the coding sequence ATGTTCGAGGCCGCTGACCATCTGCGGGCGGAGTTCGCAGAGCTCGAGGCTGCCCTTGCCGACCCCGGAGTGCACGCCGACATGGCGAAGGCCCGCAAGGTGGGTCGCCGCTACGCCGAGCTCACCCCGATCGTGCGCGCCCTCGACGAGTACGACCGGGTGTCCGACGACCTGACCGCTGCACGGGAGCTGGTCGATGAGGACGAGTCCTTCGCTGCAGAGGTGACCGAGCTCTCCGACCGCCAGGAGGTGCTGGTCGAACGGCTGACCAAGCTGCTGGCGCCGCGGGACCCCAACGACTCGGGTGACGCCCTGATCGAGATCAAGTCGGGGGAGGGCGGCGAGGAGTCGGCCCTGTTCGCCGGGGACCTGCTCAAGATGTACACCCGGTACGCCGAGTCCCGCGGCTGGAAGGTCGAGGTGCTGGATGCGCAGGAGACCGACCTCGGCGGCTACAAGTCTGTGACCATCGCGGTCAAGGCGAACTCGGTCGGCGACCCCGACTCGATGCCGTACGGAGTGCTGAAGTTCGAGGGCGGAGTGCACCGCGTGCAACGCGTCCCGGTGACCGAGTCCCAGGGTCGGGTGCACACCTCGGCCGCCGGGGTCCTGGTCATGCCTGAGGTGGAGGAGACCGAGGTCGAGATCGACGAGAACGACCTGCGTATCGACGTCTTCCGCGCCTCCGGGCCGGGGGGCCAGGGCGTCAACACCACCGACTCCGCCGTCCGGATCACCCACCTGCCCAGCGGCATCGTCGTCTCCTGCCAGAACGAGCGCTCGCAGCTGCAGAACCGCGAGCAGGCCATGCGGATGCTCCGAGCACGGTTGATCACAGCTGCCGAGGAGGAAGCCGCCAACGCGGCTTCGGCGGCCAGAAAGAGCCAGGTCCGCACCGTCGACCGCTCCGAGCGGATCCGCACCTACAACTTCGCCGAGAACCGGATCGCCGACCATCGGATCGGTTTCAAGGCCTACAACCTCGACCAGGTGCTCAACGGCGACATGGGCGCTGTGATCGCTGCTCTGCAGGAGGCCGACATCGCCGAGCGGCTGGCGCACTTCGGCGATGCCGCCTCCTGA
- the rpmE gene encoding 50S ribosomal protein L31, translated as MKRDIHPNYVETQVTCTCGNSFTTRSTSPEGVLRTEVCSACHPFYTGKQKILDTGGRVARFEKRYAAAKKSK; from the coding sequence ATGAAGCGCGACATCCACCCGAACTACGTGGAGACCCAGGTCACCTGCACCTGCGGTAACTCTTTCACGACCAGGAGCACCTCGCCCGAAGGCGTGCTGCGTACCGAGGTCTGCTCGGCCTGCCACCCGTTCTACACCGGTAAGCAGAAGATCCTCGACACCGGTGGCCGGGTCGCACGCTTCGAGAAGCGCTACGCCGCCGCCAAGAAGTCCAAGTAG